The following are encoded in a window of Puniceicoccales bacterium genomic DNA:
- the lpxK gene encoding tetraacyldisaccharide 4'-kinase, whose translation MRQIRKIRYFFKKKIRNIERKTDALAEFLSDVLYGRRTDHKSKLFISVLLPLSYLFTIIVKIRKVMYKNKILTSFSLGCPVIVIGNLTVGGTGKTPVTEMLAKKLLKEGRKVAIISRGYKSKKDPLIKRFFRWMTHRQPPPPKVVSNGATLLLCSEKAGDEPFMLARNLPGIPVIVDKDRVKAGNYAIKTFGADVLLLDDGFQYFRLSTNMQWLLIDRTNPFGNGKLLPCGILREPISHISRASCVVVTKSDDRADVKLEQTIRKHNRNAKIIYCRHTPKHLVSLGDNSIKPLRYLKAKRVAVFSGIAMPDSFENFIKTIGGHVVYKRRFLDHHRFLIGELERMDENASYVSADVIVTTEKDSVRLEKDFKFSLPAYYLRVEIELLSDEQELEHALAFLQTGSRATQQLEPLLVHADRTQPG comes from the coding sequence ATGAGACAAATAAGAAAAATCAGGTACTTTTTCAAAAAAAAAATCAGGAATATTGAGCGAAAAACAGATGCACTGGCGGAGTTTCTGTCCGATGTGCTCTATGGAAGAAGGACTGACCACAAATCAAAATTGTTCATATCCGTGCTCCTGCCACTATCCTACCTGTTCACCATCATCGTAAAAATAAGAAAAGTGATGTACAAAAACAAAATTTTAACATCATTTTCCCTTGGCTGTCCGGTCATAGTTATTGGAAATTTAACCGTTGGCGGCACCGGAAAAACACCGGTCACGGAAATGTTGGCGAAAAAATTGCTCAAAGAAGGCAGAAAGGTTGCTATCATAAGCCGAGGTTATAAAAGTAAAAAAGATCCACTGATAAAAAGATTTTTTAGGTGGATGACTCATAGACAACCTCCTCCACCTAAAGTTGTTAGTAATGGCGCGACCCTGTTGCTGTGTTCGGAAAAAGCCGGCGACGAACCATTTATGCTTGCAAGGAATTTGCCTGGCATACCGGTGATCGTCGACAAGGATCGGGTGAAGGCAGGAAATTACGCCATAAAAACATTTGGCGCCGACGTGCTTTTGCTAGACGACGGCTTTCAGTATTTCAGGCTGTCGACAAATATGCAGTGGCTGTTGATAGACAGGACAAATCCCTTTGGCAATGGCAAACTCCTTCCCTGTGGGATACTTAGAGAACCAATAAGCCATATCAGCCGAGCCTCCTGTGTGGTTGTTACAAAGTCCGATGACAGGGCCGATGTAAAACTGGAGCAAACGATCCGTAAACACAACCGAAATGCGAAAATAATATATTGTCGACACACACCAAAGCATTTGGTAAGTCTAGGAGATAACTCCATCAAGCCGTTACGGTACTTGAAAGCCAAGCGTGTGGCCGTATTTAGTGGCATCGCCATGCCAGATAGCTTTGAAAACTTCATAAAAACCATCGGCGGTCATGTGGTCTATAAAAGAAGATTTCTCGACCACCATAGATTCCTGATAGGTGAACTGGAGCGCATGGATGAAAATGCATCCTATGTCAGTGCAGATGTTATAGTTACAACTGAAAAAGACTCCGTACGGCTGGAGAAAGATTTCAAATTTTCTCTACCGGCCTATTATCTGCGTGTAGAAATAGAACTTCTTTCGGATGAGCAAGAACTGGAACATGCGCTGGCTTTTTTACAGACAGGTTCCCGGGCTACACAGCAATTGGAGCCTTTATTGGTCCATGCGGATCGTACTCAACCAGGGTAA
- a CDS encoding dCMP deaminase family protein, which translates to MSNRIKLTDRVAEIAQDCVSRPEWDDYFMAMAVLTACRSICTRLKVGCLLVSKGEYKNRVIAAGYNGFVAGAPHISRVRDDHEQAVVHAEQNAVTDAARRGVSVDGAMAYISHFPCINCAKVMVSAGIREIKYHFDYKNDELVFELLNEWKIPIEKL; encoded by the coding sequence ATGAGTAACAGAATTAAATTAACGGACAGGGTGGCGGAGATAGCTCAGGACTGTGTTAGCAGGCCAGAGTGGGATGATTATTTCATGGCCATGGCTGTTTTGACGGCCTGCCGTTCCATATGTACAAGATTAAAAGTTGGCTGTCTGCTGGTTTCAAAGGGCGAGTATAAAAATAGAGTGATCGCCGCCGGCTATAATGGTTTCGTTGCCGGTGCTCCGCACATATCCAGGGTGCGTGATGATCATGAGCAGGCCGTAGTCCACGCGGAGCAAAATGCGGTGACAGATGCGGCTCGCAGAGGTGTAAGTGTTGACGGTGCAATGGCATACATTTCGCATTTCCCCTGTATAAACTGTGCCAAAGTGATGGTATCAGCCGGCATAAGAGAAATTAAGTACCATTTTGATTATAAAAACGACGAACTTGTTTTTGAGCTTCTAAATGAATGGAAAATTCCTATAGAAAAATTATGA
- the gatA gene encoding Asp-tRNA(Asn)/Glu-tRNA(Gln) amidotransferase subunit GatA, whose protein sequence is MAEELFHKTISELSEMLKSRVISSEELVGVFIARTKELDGKIGAFLSYDEEKTMGQARESDNRRAKGLALSELDGVPVGIKDVISEDGQPLTCASRILESYISPYDATVIRKLKNCGAVRWGRLNLDEFAMGSSTESSAFKVTRNPWNFDCVPGGSSGGAAAAVCAGEVPVSLGSDTGGSVRQPASLCGIVGLKPTYGLVSRYGLSALASSTDQIGPIGRTVEDVALLLQSIAGYDQRDSTSYPADVPNYVGCLGTETPPKVIGLPREYFTDGADKEVIEAVNAAVDFYKKNGFVIKEISLPCTEYAIPVYYIIMTAEASSNLARLDGVRYTRRSKNTTNAMDMYFRSREEGFGAEAKRRILLGTYVLSSGHHNAYYVRAQKVRTKIRDDFLRAFEEVDVILSPTSPSTAFPIGEKSDDPISMYLADIYTVSASLAGLPAISIPCGFSTKNLPIGLQIIGRPFHEMDIILVAKKFEDEHEFANRMPDL, encoded by the coding sequence ATGGCCGAGGAACTTTTCCATAAAACCATTTCTGAGTTGAGCGAAATGCTGAAGAGTCGGGTTATTTCTTCGGAGGAGCTGGTTGGCGTGTTTATTGCCCGGACCAAGGAACTGGATGGAAAGATCGGTGCGTTCCTGAGCTATGATGAGGAAAAGACCATGGGTCAGGCTAGGGAATCGGACAATAGACGAGCCAAGGGCTTAGCGCTCAGTGAGTTAGACGGAGTGCCAGTGGGAATAAAAGATGTGATTTCCGAGGATGGCCAACCACTGACCTGTGCTAGCCGAATACTGGAGTCCTACATCAGCCCCTATGATGCCACGGTTATAAGGAAGTTAAAAAATTGTGGTGCAGTACGTTGGGGGCGATTGAACCTGGACGAATTTGCCATGGGATCATCAACCGAAAGTTCGGCATTTAAAGTCACCCGTAACCCCTGGAATTTCGACTGTGTGCCAGGTGGGAGCAGCGGTGGTGCCGCGGCGGCGGTGTGTGCCGGGGAAGTACCGGTGTCACTGGGTTCTGATACCGGTGGATCGGTTCGCCAACCGGCTTCGCTCTGTGGTATTGTAGGGCTAAAGCCGACCTATGGCCTGGTCAGCCGCTACGGGCTATCTGCATTGGCTAGTTCCACGGACCAGATAGGTCCCATTGGCAGGACGGTCGAGGATGTGGCTCTGTTGTTGCAGTCCATAGCTGGCTATGATCAACGTGATTCCACAAGCTACCCGGCCGATGTGCCAAATTATGTCGGATGTCTTGGCACCGAGACCCCTCCAAAAGTGATCGGGTTACCCAGGGAATATTTTACCGATGGTGCTGACAAAGAGGTTATCGAGGCTGTCAATGCGGCGGTGGATTTTTATAAAAAAAATGGTTTTGTGATTAAAGAGATTTCGTTGCCCTGCACCGAATATGCCATTCCGGTTTACTACATCATTATGACCGCCGAGGCTTCTTCGAATCTGGCCAGGTTAGATGGCGTTAGATATACCAGGCGCAGTAAAAATACTACCAATGCGATGGATATGTATTTTCGGTCCCGGGAAGAAGGTTTTGGCGCCGAGGCAAAACGTAGAATTTTGCTTGGCACCTATGTTTTGAGCAGTGGGCATCATAATGCTTATTACGTTAGAGCTCAAAAAGTTAGGACGAAAATCCGGGATGATTTTCTCAGGGCTTTTGAAGAGGTTGATGTCATTCTGTCACCGACTTCTCCATCCACGGCCTTTCCCATCGGCGAAAAGTCGGATGATCCGATCTCGATGTATCTGGCGGATATTTACACAGTTTCGGCGAGTTTGGCTGGGTTGCCAGCGATTTCGATCCCCTGTGGGTTTTCAACGAAAAATCTCCCCATTGGATTGCAGATCATCGGTAGGCCATTCCATGAGATGGATATCATACTAGTCGCCAAAAAATTCGAGGACGAGCACGAATTTGCAAACAGGATGCCCGATCTCTAG
- a CDS encoding YqgE/AlgH family protein: MKSAIDLSGRLLIATPAVKDRHFSKTVSLIAKHSDYGTIGIIINRPALMTIGGFSKKFSRSVISDNPLYYGGPVNKSHITLTTWIPHISEIGYELRYNVNKVEAEEISIREEKAQIRGYLGCAGWAPYQLLMEILRGDWLVADIGYLFDTKERGEKLWEAMVARINPGMLLFRELPDDPSLN; encoded by the coding sequence ATGAAGAGCGCAATTGATTTGTCTGGACGGTTATTAATCGCAACTCCTGCGGTTAAGGACCGGCATTTTTCCAAGACTGTCTCTTTAATTGCGAAGCATTCTGACTATGGAACCATTGGAATTATAATCAATAGGCCAGCCCTAATGACCATTGGAGGATTTAGCAAAAAATTTTCTCGCAGTGTGATATCTGATAATCCACTGTATTATGGTGGACCGGTTAACAAGAGCCATATAACCTTGACCACCTGGATTCCCCACATCAGCGAAATCGGTTACGAATTAAGGTATAATGTCAATAAGGTTGAGGCCGAGGAGATTTCTATTCGCGAGGAAAAAGCCCAGATTCGCGGTTATCTTGGTTGTGCCGGTTGGGCTCCATATCAGCTCCTTATGGAAATACTTAGAGGTGATTGGTTGGTGGCTGACATTGGTTATTTGTTTGACACGAAGGAACGAGGTGAAAAACTATGGGAAGCGATGGTCGCTAGGATAAACCCAGGAATGCTTCTATTCAGGGAGTTGCCAGATGATCCGTCGCTGAACTAG
- a CDS encoding ATP-binding cassette domain-containing protein — MNINLKDIKTLIRAELLNVTFRNTRPLTFFRKQAVNALKNVSFNMSYGECLGIVGESGSGKSTLISALCKLIPLTSGSIFIDDRDVTHLSWREFNHYRKIVQIVFQDFCNALNPRLTVEQILLEPLDIHFGYTSKEWKIDRIKSLLNMVLLPQSLLSRYPHQLSGGQRQRVSIARTLAVEPKLLICDEIVSALDVSSQAQILNLLKLLNENHGIAILFISHDIAVIEYLCENIMVMKDGMVIECGSSEMICTDPQHPYTKELISSVPSIQLC; from the coding sequence ATGAATATCAACCTAAAAGACATAAAGACGTTGATCCGGGCCGAATTGCTCAATGTGACATTTCGCAACACCAGGCCTTTGACATTTTTTAGAAAACAGGCGGTAAACGCACTAAAAAATGTTTCATTTAACATGAGCTACGGTGAGTGTCTCGGAATTGTTGGCGAAAGCGGTAGTGGCAAATCCACTCTCATTAGCGCTCTGTGCAAACTGATTCCGCTGACTTCGGGGTCAATATTTATAGATGATAGAGACGTTACGCATTTGTCCTGGAGAGAGTTCAATCACTACAGAAAAATCGTACAAATAGTATTTCAGGATTTCTGCAATGCCCTAAACCCGCGGCTAACCGTGGAGCAAATCCTCCTGGAGCCACTGGACATACATTTTGGTTATACTTCAAAAGAATGGAAGATCGACAGGATAAAGTCATTGCTAAACATGGTCCTATTGCCCCAATCCCTATTGTCCAGATATCCCCATCAGCTGAGTGGTGGTCAACGGCAACGGGTATCCATAGCTAGAACATTAGCCGTTGAACCAAAACTACTTATTTGTGATGAGATAGTCAGTGCCCTCGACGTATCCTCCCAGGCTCAGATTCTCAACCTACTCAAGCTACTGAATGAAAATCATGGCATTGCGATTCTGTTTATATCCCATGACATCGCTGTCATCGAATACCTCTGTGAAAATATAATGGTCATGAAAGATGGTATGGTCATAGAATGCGGTTCTTCGGAAATGATATGTACCGATCCGCAACATCCTTACACTAAAGAACTTATTTCATCTGTACCGTCGATACAGCTATGCTAA
- the mnmA gene encoding tRNA 2-thiouridine(34) synthase MnmA, giving the protein MSKSTADNIFVAMSGGVDSSVAALLLRERRGNVAGGYMRTWHNDDATDPISNCPWRQDLESASRAASKIGINFEVINMIENYRNLVVRRLIDGYRDSLTPNPDVMCNRFIKFGALYNYVAEKGFGKIATGHYCRKHANQDGSFDIKEAVDKQKDQSYFLAYLSQAQLAIAEFPLGDTTKPEVRKIARAAGLENADRKDSQGICFLGNVKIQDFLGQYLEKKPGDIVDELGNIVGQHLGLHNFTLGQRKGINVPSNSDFNHYVVVGKDVEHNRLIVSFESPTARNLYARRFQVCDLSYTNRVIEPRCRILAKPRYRDPSQKIYFERIDETTAVVEFDEPQRALANGQVIAFYDGETLVGGGTYCRKL; this is encoded by the coding sequence GTGAGTAAATCTACGGCTGATAATATTTTTGTGGCCATGTCCGGTGGTGTCGATAGTTCGGTGGCTGCATTGCTACTTAGAGAGCGCCGTGGAAATGTGGCCGGTGGATACATGCGAACCTGGCACAATGACGATGCCACCGATCCCATTTCGAACTGTCCCTGGCGACAAGACCTTGAGTCGGCAAGCCGAGCTGCCTCCAAAATTGGTATAAACTTCGAGGTCATCAATATGATAGAAAATTATCGAAACCTTGTGGTCCGCCGGCTTATTGATGGCTATAGAGATTCGCTTACGCCAAACCCAGATGTGATGTGTAATCGGTTCATAAAGTTTGGAGCGCTGTATAACTACGTTGCGGAGAAGGGCTTTGGAAAGATCGCCACCGGTCACTACTGTAGAAAACATGCCAACCAGGATGGCTCATTTGATATAAAGGAAGCCGTTGATAAGCAGAAAGATCAGTCCTACTTCCTGGCCTATCTTTCCCAGGCACAGCTTGCGATTGCCGAGTTTCCGTTGGGTGATACCACCAAGCCAGAGGTCAGGAAAATAGCCAGAGCCGCCGGTCTGGAGAATGCTGATCGCAAGGATAGCCAGGGAATTTGTTTCCTTGGTAATGTGAAAATTCAGGACTTTCTCGGGCAATACCTGGAAAAAAAACCAGGTGATATTGTGGATGAACTGGGCAATATTGTTGGTCAACACCTTGGACTACATAACTTTACACTGGGCCAACGGAAAGGTATCAATGTGCCATCGAATTCGGATTTTAATCACTATGTGGTGGTAGGTAAGGACGTGGAGCACAACAGGTTGATTGTATCGTTTGAGTCTCCAACGGCCCGGAATCTTTATGCCAGGAGGTTCCAGGTCTGTGACCTGAGCTACACCAACCGGGTAATCGAACCCAGATGCAGAATCCTGGCCAAGCCAAGGTATCGAGATCCGTCTCAGAAGATATATTTTGAGAGAATCGATGAAACAACGGCCGTGGTTGAGTTCGATGAACCACAACGGGCTTTGGCCAACGGTCAGGTCATTGCATTCTATGATGGCGAAACTTTGGTTGGCGGCGGTACCTATTGCCGTAAATTATGA
- a CDS encoding glycine--tRNA ligase, which produces MSDVMHQPTMDQIVGLARRRGFIFQSSEIYGGLAGFFDYGPLGSEMKKNIRDAWWNDMVRRRDNVVGVDCSIIMNPLVWKASGHVDGFSDPMVDCKESKLRYRADQLYFSRVFVDGELIGYVSVLEDSNMQSAAEKAADDLRKKLGKIGKLDEVILSDYTKAREDEYDLIPSPATGRAGSLTPPRAFNLMFTTRVGAMADDSSVVYLRPETAQGIFVNFKNILDTSRVKLPFGIAQIGRAFRNEITPRNFTFRSREFEQMELEFFIPEDGWEQWYHYWVEERLAWHKSLGLDPALLRLDVHSKEKLAHYSRACTDITFRYPFGWNELEGIAARGNFDLAQHQNASGRSLEFFDETIGQSYLPNVIEPSVGVDRLFLALLCSAYAEDEIDGEKRVVLRLHPRVAPVKIAILPLVKNRPEIVAVARKLHARFSKICNGFYDESGAIGRRYRRMDEIGTPYCLTVDFESLENQTFTLRDRDSTEQVRLTEEQILQRLMENIF; this is translated from the coding sequence ATGAGTGATGTTATGCACCAACCCACCATGGACCAAATAGTTGGACTGGCCAGGCGCAGAGGTTTTATATTCCAATCTTCGGAGATATATGGTGGCCTTGCCGGATTTTTTGACTATGGTCCGCTGGGTTCCGAAATGAAGAAAAACATCCGTGATGCCTGGTGGAATGACATGGTGCGTAGAAGAGACAATGTGGTTGGAGTGGACTGTTCGATAATCATGAATCCGTTGGTATGGAAGGCTTCTGGTCACGTCGACGGGTTTTCTGACCCCATGGTGGATTGTAAGGAATCCAAGCTGAGATACCGAGCTGATCAGCTCTATTTTTCAAGGGTTTTCGTCGACGGTGAACTAATAGGTTATGTTTCTGTATTGGAAGACAGTAATATGCAATCCGCGGCCGAGAAGGCAGCCGATGATCTCAGGAAAAAATTAGGAAAAATTGGTAAACTAGACGAAGTTATCCTCAGTGATTACACAAAAGCCAGAGAGGATGAGTATGATCTGATCCCGTCGCCGGCCACTGGTAGAGCCGGAAGTTTGACTCCACCGAGGGCTTTTAATTTGATGTTCACAACCCGTGTTGGGGCCATGGCCGATGATTCATCGGTTGTTTATCTAAGGCCGGAGACTGCGCAGGGTATTTTTGTTAATTTCAAAAACATTCTGGATACCAGTCGTGTAAAGTTACCCTTTGGCATTGCCCAGATTGGTAGGGCGTTCAGGAACGAGATTACACCTAGGAATTTTACCTTCAGATCCCGGGAATTCGAGCAGATGGAACTGGAATTTTTCATTCCCGAGGATGGCTGGGAACAGTGGTATCACTACTGGGTTGAAGAGCGATTGGCCTGGCACAAAAGCCTGGGATTGGATCCGGCGTTGCTCAGATTGGATGTGCATTCCAAGGAAAAATTGGCACACTATTCCCGGGCTTGCACCGATATAACGTTTAGATACCCGTTTGGCTGGAATGAATTGGAAGGCATTGCAGCCCGTGGTAATTTCGATTTGGCCCAGCATCAAAACGCCAGCGGTAGGTCGCTGGAGTTTTTTGACGAAACCATTGGGCAGAGCTACCTTCCTAACGTTATCGAACCTTCGGTTGGTGTGGATCGGCTTTTCCTAGCATTGCTCTGTTCTGCCTATGCCGAGGACGAAATTGATGGTGAAAAGCGCGTTGTTTTGAGGCTGCATCCTCGGGTTGCACCGGTTAAGATTGCCATACTGCCGTTGGTGAAAAACAGGCCAGAAATTGTGGCTGTGGCCAGAAAATTGCATGCCAGATTCAGCAAGATCTGCAATGGATTTTATGATGAATCCGGTGCCATAGGCCGCAGGTACCGAAGGATGGACGAAATTGGCACGCCATATTGTCTGACTGTTGATTTCGAATCTCTTGAGAACCAGACATTTACACTTCGTGACCGGGATTCCACAGAACAGGTTAGATTGACCGAAGAGCAGATTCTGCAGAGGCTCATGGAAAATATTTTCTAG
- the gatC gene encoding Asp-tRNA(Asn)/Glu-tRNA(Gln) amidotransferase subunit GatC produces the protein MDLISSLARLELSEDEKSKLVGQMGNILKYFDKLKQVDVSGVEPMAHASPICNVWRDDSPGENFTIAEVLLNAPEESDNQLVVPKIVD, from the coding sequence ATGGATCTGATTTCTAGCCTTGCGAGGCTGGAATTGTCCGAGGACGAAAAGAGCAAATTGGTCGGCCAAATGGGTAATATTTTAAAATATTTTGACAAATTAAAACAGGTGGATGTGTCTGGTGTAGAGCCCATGGCCCATGCATCGCCGATTTGTAATGTTTGGAGGGATGATAGCCCTGGAGAAAATTTTACGATTGCCGAAGTGCTACTCAACGCTCCAGAAGAATCAGATAATCAATTAGTTGTCCCTAAGATAGTCGATTGA
- a CDS encoding KpsF/GutQ family sugar-phosphate isomerase: MITDIETAVDAAENFLDYSVNALASIKKNIAGPLGRALPILCDRSVKVIVCGMGKSGYIAQKISATFNSIGVHSVFLHPAEAAHGDLGIYTPGDPSILISKSGSTEEILRLLPILKRFKSPIIAIVGDINSPLAKNSDLVFDINIKIEGDPLGIIPTTSTILSLAVGDAIACGIMNAIGFSKNDFACFHPGGQLGRNLLLSVGDIMHRLSDVAVVKSDLPLRDVLIRMTEHPLGAAIVMDDGAHMLGIITDGDIRRALQKNLSMDEIVAIDIMTSEPRKISENDCLGEALRVMESGSSQVYVLPVVDGNDSTRTVGLLRLHDAYQGYP; this comes from the coding sequence GTGATTACAGATATAGAGACAGCCGTCGATGCCGCTGAAAATTTCCTGGATTACAGCGTCAATGCTCTCGCGTCGATCAAGAAAAACATTGCCGGTCCTCTTGGTCGGGCATTGCCGATTTTATGCGATCGTTCGGTTAAAGTGATCGTCTGTGGCATGGGAAAATCTGGTTATATTGCTCAGAAAATTTCGGCCACTTTTAATAGCATAGGGGTGCATTCGGTATTTCTTCATCCGGCGGAAGCGGCCCATGGTGATCTCGGGATATATACGCCCGGCGATCCATCGATCCTGATATCTAAAAGTGGGAGCACCGAGGAAATTTTGCGATTACTGCCTATTCTAAAACGATTTAAGTCACCAATAATAGCCATCGTTGGCGATATAAATTCTCCGTTGGCCAAAAATTCCGACCTGGTATTTGATATAAATATTAAAATTGAAGGCGATCCCCTGGGCATAATTCCAACCACCAGTACGATTCTGTCGCTGGCCGTTGGTGATGCCATTGCCTGCGGAATAATGAACGCTATCGGGTTCTCTAAAAATGACTTTGCCTGCTTTCATCCCGGTGGTCAGCTTGGTCGTAATCTTCTGCTTTCCGTTGGCGATATTATGCATAGGCTGAGCGATGTGGCCGTGGTAAAAAGCGATTTGCCGTTGAGGGACGTTCTGATTAGGATGACAGAACACCCATTGGGAGCTGCCATTGTTATGGATGATGGTGCTCATATGCTCGGGATAATAACCGATGGAGACATCCGGCGTGCTTTGCAAAAAAATTTATCTATGGACGAAATCGTTGCAATTGATATAATGACCTCAGAGCCGAGGAAAATTTCTGAAAATGATTGCCTCGGTGAGGCACTGAGGGTTATGGAAAGCGGTAGTAGTCAAGTCTATGTTTTGCCAGTGGTGGATGGAAATGATAGTACCAGGACTGTCGGATTATTGAGGTTACACGATGCATATCAGGGATACCCATGA
- a CDS encoding thymidylate synthase, protein MKQYLDLLKYVLENGELRKDRTGTGTLGLFGAQLRVNLEDRFPLVTTKKVHFKSVVYELLWFLKGSTNVKYLQDNGVKIWNEWADENGDLGPVYGKQWRSWGTKDGREVDQIARIIKQIKEDPYSRRHLINAWNVGELDRMALPPCHSLFQFHVSSSGALRCQLYQRSADMFLGVPFNIASYSLLTLMVAQVCGLKAAEFVHTFGDVHIYTNHIDQVKEQLSREPKKLPRVMLNPEVKDIDDFVYEDITLVEYDPHGPIKAPIAV, encoded by the coding sequence ATGAAACAGTATTTGGATTTGTTAAAATATGTTCTTGAGAATGGAGAACTTAGAAAAGATCGTACCGGGACTGGTACCCTGGGTCTATTTGGGGCCCAGCTTCGGGTTAACCTGGAGGACAGATTTCCGCTGGTGACCACGAAGAAAGTTCATTTCAAATCGGTGGTCTACGAATTGCTATGGTTTTTAAAAGGATCAACTAACGTTAAGTATTTGCAGGATAACGGTGTAAAAATATGGAACGAGTGGGCCGATGAGAACGGTGATCTTGGTCCAGTCTATGGTAAGCAATGGCGTAGCTGGGGTACCAAAGATGGCAGGGAAGTGGATCAAATCGCACGTATCATCAAGCAAATAAAGGAAGATCCTTATAGTCGTCGTCATTTGATCAACGCCTGGAATGTGGGTGAGCTGGATAGGATGGCATTGCCACCATGTCATTCCCTGTTCCAATTTCACGTATCTTCTTCTGGTGCACTGCGTTGTCAGCTATACCAGCGCAGCGCTGATATGTTTTTAGGTGTGCCGTTCAACATCGCGTCATACTCGCTTCTGACATTGATGGTCGCCCAGGTCTGTGGATTGAAAGCTGCTGAGTTTGTCCACACTTTCGGCGATGTTCATATATATACAAACCATATTGACCAGGTGAAGGAACAGCTATCCAGGGAACCAAAAAAATTGCCCAGGGTGATGTTAAACCCCGAGGTGAAGGATATAGATGATTTTGTCTATGAAGATATTACCCTGGTTGAGTACGATCCGCATGGACCAATAAAGGCTCCAATTGCTGTGTAG